Proteins found in one Salvia splendens isolate huo1 chromosome 10, SspV2, whole genome shotgun sequence genomic segment:
- the LOC121752395 gene encoding putative chloride channel-like protein CLC-g isoform X1, translating into MTSATPLLEPDDHDLPPLFLRRSASNTTSQLAIVGSNLCPIESLDYEIIENDFVRPDWRSRELIEICQYTLMKWILCLLIGHIVGLLGFFINLAVENLAGLKFVVTSNMMLARKFMMAFLIFSSSNLGLTLFASLITAFVAPEAAGSGIPEVKAYLNGVDAPAIFSLRTLIVKIVGSICAVSSSLNVGKAGPMVHCGACIAALLGQGGSKKFGLTWKWLRFFKNDRDRRDLVTCGSAAGIAAAFRAPVGGVLFSLEEMASWWRGALLWRTFFTTAVVAIVLRALIDLCLSGQCGLFGKGGLIMYDVTSVDTTYHIWDVPPVLLLAFGGGILGSIYNSLLNTVLKIYNVINKKGVALRILLACSLSIFTSCLLFGLPWLASCRPCPSDPSEPCPTIGRSGNYKKFQCPPGYYNDLASLFFNTNDDAIKNLFSKGTDSEFQHSSMLIFFAACFFLSIFSYGIVAPAGLFVPVIITGAAYGRFVGMLLGSKSNLNHGLFAVLGSASLLGGSMRTTVSLCVIVLELTNNLLLLPLIMIVLLISKSVADVFNENVYDLLMTLKGLPYLEDYAEPYMRQLTVGDVVTGPLQSFHGFEKVSNVVHVLRTTRHNGFPVIDEPPFSESPVLYGLILRAHLLTLLKSKAFSRTPSPVSRDTIALFSADDFAKKGFGHDDRIEDLALSVEEMEMYIDLHPFTNTSPYTVVETMSLGKALMLFCQVGLRHLLVIPRFSGQRHPVVGILTRHDFRPEHVLDLHPLLANSRWKRLRLRFPQLRKLV; encoded by the exons ATGACTTCGGCCACCCCGCTGCTGGAGCCCGATGACCACGACCTTCCACCGCTCTTTCTCCGCCGCTCCGCTTCAAACACCACCTCTCAACTCGCCATTGTCGGCTCCAATCTCTGCCCCATCGAAAGCCTCGATTATGA gATAATAGAGAATGATTTTGTGAGGCCTGACTGGCGAAGTAGGGAATTGATTGAGATATGCCAATATACATTGATGAAATGGATTTTATGCCTTCTAATTGGCCATATCGTCGGTCTGCTTGGATTCTTCATCAACCTCGCTGTGGAAAATCTAGCTGGTCTCAAGTTTGTTGTCACCTCCAACATGATGCTCGCCAGAAA GTTCATGATGGCTTTCCTCATCTTCTCATCTTCAAATCTTGGCTTGACATTGTTTGCAAGTTTGATCACTGCTTTTGTAGCCCCTGAGGCGGCCGGCTCAGGTATACCAGAGGTTAAGGCTTATTTGAATGGTGTCGATGCTCCCGCAATATTTTCACTCCGGACTCTGATCGTCAAG ATAGTTGGGAGCATATGTGCTGTGTCATCATCGCTAAATGTTGGAAAGGCGGGGCCGATGGTTCACTGTGGCGCTTGCATTGCTGCGTTACTGGGTCAGGGTGGATCGAAGAAGTTTGGATTAACCTGGAAGTGGTTGCGGTTTTTCAAAAATGACCGTGACAGGAGAGATCTTGTAACTTGTGGATCTGCTGCGGGTATAGCAGCTGCGTTTCGTGCTCCAGTTGGTGGCGTGCTGTTTTCTCTTGAAGAAATGGCATCTTG GTGGAGAGGTGCTCTGTTGTGGAGAACTTTCTTTACTACAGCTGTTGTTGCTATAGTTCTCCGAGCTCTAATTGATCTCTGTTTGAGTGGTCAGTGTGGCCTATTTGGAAAAGGGGGGCTTATAATGTATGATGTCACGTCGGTAGATACTACCTATCACATCTGGGATGTGCCTCCAGTTCTTCTTCTTGCATTCGGAGGTGGCATATTAGGAAGCATATACAACTCCCTGCTCAATACAGTTCTCAAAATTTACAATGTAATTAACAA GAAAGGAGTTGCTTTAAGAATCCTGTTGGCTTGTTCTTTATCAATCTTCACTTCGTGTCTTCTATTTGGACTACCATGGCTCGCCTCCTGTCGTCCATGTCCGTCTGATCCATCAGAACCCTGCCCTACAATTGGCCGTTCAGGGAACTATAAAAAGTTCCAGTGTCCTCCTGGTTACTACAATGATCTTGCTAGCCTCTTTTTTAATACCAATGACGATGCTATCAAAAACCTCTTCAGCAAAGGCACCGACTCTGAGTTTCAACATTCATCAATGCTCATCTTCTTTGCTGCCTGTTTCTTTCTCAGCATTTTCAGTTATGGCATTGTTGCTCCGGCAGGCTTATTTGTGCCGGTCATCATTACCGGTGCTGCTTATGGGCGTTTTGTTGGGATGTTACTCGGTTCAAAGTCAAATCTAAACCATGGACTTTTCGCAGTTCTTGGTTCTGCTTCCCTTCTTGGCGGATCAATGAGAACGACTGTTTCTTTGTGTGTGATCGTTCTTGAGTTGACCAATAACCTATTGTTGCTGCCACTTATAATGATAGTTCTTCTCATATCCAAGAGTGTGGCAGACGTCTTCAATGAAAATGTGTACGATCTACTAATGACGTTGAAGGGATTACCTTACTTGGAAGATTATGCCGAGCCATATATGAGGCAATTGACAGTTGGGGATGTTGTTACAGGCCCGCTACAGAGCTTTCATGGCTTCGAAAAGGTTTCTAATGTTGTGCACGTTCTCAGAACCACGCGACATAATGGGTTTCCTGTGATAGACGAGCCCCCATTCTCTGAGTCCCCTGTCTTATATGGTTTAATTCTCCGAGCACATCTTCTCACCTTGTTGAAATCAAAAGCTTTCTCACGAACTCCATCACCAGTTAGCCGAGATACTATTGCGCTCTTTTCAGCTGATGATTTTGCAAAGAAGGGTTTTGGCCATGATGATAGAATTGAAGATCTAGCATTGTCTGTTGAAGAGATGGAGATGTACATAGATTTGCACCCATTTACTAACACATCACCTTACACCGTCGTGGAGACGATGTCGTTGGGTAAAGCACTGATGCTTTTCTGCCAAGTTGGCTTGAGGCACCTGCTGGTCATTCCGAGGTTTTCTGGG CAGAGACATCCAGTTGTGGGTATTTTGACAAGGCACGACTTCAGGCCGGAACACGTCCTGGATCTGCATCCGCTTCTGGCAAACAGCAGGTGGAAAAGACTGAGATTACGATTCCCTCAACTAAGGAAGCTCGTCTGA
- the LOC121752395 gene encoding putative chloride channel-like protein CLC-g isoform X2: MTSATPLLEPDDHDLPPLFLRRSASNTTSQLAIVGSNLCPIESLDYEIIENDFVRPDWRSRELIEICQYTLMKWILCLLIGHIVGLLGFFINLAVENLAGLKFVVTSNMMLARKFMMAFLIFSSSNLGLTLFASLITAFVAPEAAGSGIPEVKAYLNGVDAPAIFSLRTLIVKIVGSICAVSSSLNVGKAGPMVHCGACIAALLGQGGSKKFGLTWKWLRFFKNDRDRRDLVTCGSAAGIAAAFRAPVGGVLFSLEEMASWWRGALLWRTFFTTAVVAIVLRALIDLCLSGQCGLFGKGGLIMYDVTSVDTTYHIWDVPPVLLLAFGGGILGSIYNSLLNTVLKIYNVINKKGVALRILLACSLSIFTSCLLFGLPWLASCRPCPSDPSEPCPTIGRSGNYKKFQCPPGYYNDLASLFFNTNDDAIKNLFSKGTDSEFQHSSMLIFFAACFFLSIFSYGIVAPAGLFVPVIITGAAYGRFVGMLLGSKSNLNHGLFAVLGSASLLGGSMRTTVSLCVIVLELTNNLLLLPLIMIVLLISKSVADVFNENVYDLLMTLKGLPYLEDYAEPYMRQLTVGDVVTGPLQSFHGFEKVSNVVHVLRTTRHNGFPVIDEPPFSESPVLYGLILRAHLLTLLKSKAFSRTPSPVSRDTIALFSADDFAKKGFGHDDRIEDLALSVEEMEMYIDLHPFTNTSPYTVVETMSLGKALMLFCQVGLRHLLVIPRFSGRHPVVGILTRHDFRPEHVLDLHPLLANSRWKRLRLRFPQLRKLV, translated from the exons ATGACTTCGGCCACCCCGCTGCTGGAGCCCGATGACCACGACCTTCCACCGCTCTTTCTCCGCCGCTCCGCTTCAAACACCACCTCTCAACTCGCCATTGTCGGCTCCAATCTCTGCCCCATCGAAAGCCTCGATTATGA gATAATAGAGAATGATTTTGTGAGGCCTGACTGGCGAAGTAGGGAATTGATTGAGATATGCCAATATACATTGATGAAATGGATTTTATGCCTTCTAATTGGCCATATCGTCGGTCTGCTTGGATTCTTCATCAACCTCGCTGTGGAAAATCTAGCTGGTCTCAAGTTTGTTGTCACCTCCAACATGATGCTCGCCAGAAA GTTCATGATGGCTTTCCTCATCTTCTCATCTTCAAATCTTGGCTTGACATTGTTTGCAAGTTTGATCACTGCTTTTGTAGCCCCTGAGGCGGCCGGCTCAGGTATACCAGAGGTTAAGGCTTATTTGAATGGTGTCGATGCTCCCGCAATATTTTCACTCCGGACTCTGATCGTCAAG ATAGTTGGGAGCATATGTGCTGTGTCATCATCGCTAAATGTTGGAAAGGCGGGGCCGATGGTTCACTGTGGCGCTTGCATTGCTGCGTTACTGGGTCAGGGTGGATCGAAGAAGTTTGGATTAACCTGGAAGTGGTTGCGGTTTTTCAAAAATGACCGTGACAGGAGAGATCTTGTAACTTGTGGATCTGCTGCGGGTATAGCAGCTGCGTTTCGTGCTCCAGTTGGTGGCGTGCTGTTTTCTCTTGAAGAAATGGCATCTTG GTGGAGAGGTGCTCTGTTGTGGAGAACTTTCTTTACTACAGCTGTTGTTGCTATAGTTCTCCGAGCTCTAATTGATCTCTGTTTGAGTGGTCAGTGTGGCCTATTTGGAAAAGGGGGGCTTATAATGTATGATGTCACGTCGGTAGATACTACCTATCACATCTGGGATGTGCCTCCAGTTCTTCTTCTTGCATTCGGAGGTGGCATATTAGGAAGCATATACAACTCCCTGCTCAATACAGTTCTCAAAATTTACAATGTAATTAACAA GAAAGGAGTTGCTTTAAGAATCCTGTTGGCTTGTTCTTTATCAATCTTCACTTCGTGTCTTCTATTTGGACTACCATGGCTCGCCTCCTGTCGTCCATGTCCGTCTGATCCATCAGAACCCTGCCCTACAATTGGCCGTTCAGGGAACTATAAAAAGTTCCAGTGTCCTCCTGGTTACTACAATGATCTTGCTAGCCTCTTTTTTAATACCAATGACGATGCTATCAAAAACCTCTTCAGCAAAGGCACCGACTCTGAGTTTCAACATTCATCAATGCTCATCTTCTTTGCTGCCTGTTTCTTTCTCAGCATTTTCAGTTATGGCATTGTTGCTCCGGCAGGCTTATTTGTGCCGGTCATCATTACCGGTGCTGCTTATGGGCGTTTTGTTGGGATGTTACTCGGTTCAAAGTCAAATCTAAACCATGGACTTTTCGCAGTTCTTGGTTCTGCTTCCCTTCTTGGCGGATCAATGAGAACGACTGTTTCTTTGTGTGTGATCGTTCTTGAGTTGACCAATAACCTATTGTTGCTGCCACTTATAATGATAGTTCTTCTCATATCCAAGAGTGTGGCAGACGTCTTCAATGAAAATGTGTACGATCTACTAATGACGTTGAAGGGATTACCTTACTTGGAAGATTATGCCGAGCCATATATGAGGCAATTGACAGTTGGGGATGTTGTTACAGGCCCGCTACAGAGCTTTCATGGCTTCGAAAAGGTTTCTAATGTTGTGCACGTTCTCAGAACCACGCGACATAATGGGTTTCCTGTGATAGACGAGCCCCCATTCTCTGAGTCCCCTGTCTTATATGGTTTAATTCTCCGAGCACATCTTCTCACCTTGTTGAAATCAAAAGCTTTCTCACGAACTCCATCACCAGTTAGCCGAGATACTATTGCGCTCTTTTCAGCTGATGATTTTGCAAAGAAGGGTTTTGGCCATGATGATAGAATTGAAGATCTAGCATTGTCTGTTGAAGAGATGGAGATGTACATAGATTTGCACCCATTTACTAACACATCACCTTACACCGTCGTGGAGACGATGTCGTTGGGTAAAGCACTGATGCTTTTCTGCCAAGTTGGCTTGAGGCACCTGCTGGTCATTCCGAGGTTTTCTGGG AGACATCCAGTTGTGGGTATTTTGACAAGGCACGACTTCAGGCCGGAACACGTCCTGGATCTGCATCCGCTTCTGGCAAACAGCAGGTGGAAAAGACTGAGATTACGATTCCCTCAACTAAGGAAGCTCGTCTGA
- the LOC121750726 gene encoding uncharacterized protein LOC121750726, with protein MASQHHSGNETDGSPLPEGCSDMITNKGVVAPGARRVWTEREEAILLAAMKELAATGWKSDNGFRSGYLTRALEALKREFPKTDIVVHPHIKSKITSWKKNYYSLMQILDRSGVGFNADGEYKIDIDDEQLSQVVQVI; from the exons ATGGCGTCTCAACATCACAGCGGTAATGAAACCGACGGCAGTCCATTACCGGAGG GTTGCTCTGATATGATAACGAACAAAGGAGTAGTAGCACCAGGCGCTAGACGGGTGTGGACGGAACGCGAGGAGGCCATCCTTTTGGCAGCTATGAAGGAGTTGGCTGCCACCGGCTGGAAGTCGGATAATGGTTTCCGTTCAGGGTATCTAACCCGTGCGCTGGAGGCACTAAAACGTGAATTTCCAAAAACTGATATTGTTGTTCATCCTCACATAAAGTCGAAAATCACTTCTTGGAAGAAGAATTACTATTCGCTAATGCAAATACTTGACCGTAGTGGAGTTGGTTTCAATGCGGATGGTGAGTACAAGATAGATATCGACGATGAACAATTGTCACAAGTCGTGCAGGTAATATAA
- the LOC121752779 gene encoding uncharacterized protein LOC121752779 produces MADTFCHNVSSWNFAVEEEGEEEDDDEEDGLGISEEILEFVLKISRRPELWTDFPLSMPEIDEFWCYLNTDLNRLKVYLYSILENLTQMSENIRIFNCQIIRENVENIDHLVPDFETLRQKVCSQMSKEKFWLIYFILLLPRLNEEDLKLLSTPQVAEARETLLKQLQSKNAQETSGNPDSSDAKYASSETVNPTQPRETVDEPESESVSVSVSGHQPEAVEPGPSADAHKQSPNEEDVSFSDLEDEENDDPSDKLSARRASTSEKAWVQLDENSGSQGSKPNASHNVSKDKESEGEDSNDWLTVDDTDFDNLGAV; encoded by the exons ATGGCGGATACATTTTGCCATAACGTCTCTTCTTGGAATTTTGCCGTGGAAGAAGAGGGGGAAGAGGAAGACGACGACGAAGAAGATGGATTGGGGATTAGTGAAGAGATTTTGGAATTTGTCTTGAAAATCTCGAGGCGGCCGGAGCTGTGGACTGATTTCCCCCTTTCCATGCCTGAAATTG ATGAATTTTGGTGTTACTTGAATACTGATTTGAATAGACTAAAGGTATATCTGTATTCTATACTGGAGAATCTCACACAAATGTCTGAAAATATTCGT ATTTTCAATTGTCAAATTATCAGAGAGAACGTGGAAAATATTGACCATTTGGTACCTGACTTTGAGACGCTGAGGCAGAAAGTCTGCAGTCAAATGAGCAAGGAGAAGTTTTGGcttatatattttattctacttCTCCCCAGGTTGAATGAAGAAGATCTGAAGCTTCTCTCGACTCCACAG GTTGCTGAAGCAAGGGAGACACTTTTGAAGCAACTTCAAAGTAAGAATGCTCAAGAAACCTCCGGAAATCCTGACTCGTCTGATGCTAAGTATGCATCATCTGAGACTGTAAATCCAACTCAACCCAGAGAGACTGTCGACGAACCTGAATCTGAATCTGTATCTGTATCTGTATCTGGTCATCAGCCAGAAGCAGTTGAGCCAGGGCCGTCCGCTGATGCTCACAAGCAATCTCCAAACGAGGAGGATGTTTCATTTAGTGATCTCGAAGACGAGGAAAATGATGATCCGTCAGATAAGCTATCAGCACGTAGAGCATCAACGAGCGAAAAGGCTTGGGTTCAACTGGATGAGAACTCGGGATCTCAGGGTTCTAAGCCGAACGCAAGCCACAATGTTTCAAAGGATAAAGAATCAGAAGGTGAGGATTCGAACGATTGGCTCACTGTTGATGATACCGATTTCGACAATTTGGGAGCAGTGTGA